The genomic window TGCCTGAACTTCCCCAAGAAACCGAGAACGGGTTCCTTCCAGATGCCCGAAAATGCCATCCAGGGAGGTGAGCTGGGGGCCCCGGAGACTCTCCAACCTCCGCCAGCTGCAACCGAACTCAGACCAAGTCCGTCGCCCCAGATGAGCAGGGGGACACCCGCCCAGGTGCCCAGCAGCGACCAGCAGCTTCCGCACAGCAGACCTTGCCTGCCTACTGCCCAGGCCTGCACCATGTCCCATCACCCAGCGGCCAGCCACGATGGGGCCCAGCCTCTCAGAATGCTCTTCCGGAGACTGGAAAACGGATGGTGGAGCTCCAGCCTTCTGACAGCTCCCTCGTTTCCCTCTCCTGAGAAGCCGGGAGCCCTCCTCGCTCACAGCCCTCATGTCTCAGAGAAGTCTGAGGCTCCCTGTGTTCCTGTCCCCCTGAGTGTGCTCTATGAGGACCTTCAGGTTTCCTCCTCCTCAGAGGACAGCGATTCTGACCTGGAGTGAGACTACAGGTGGCCGGGGCTCCATTGCATCCAGCTCCCGTGACTTGGAGGGGTCTGTGGGACTGAGGAGCACAGAGCAGAGAGCAGACTGTGTGTGGTGACTCCCAAGCTCCCCAGCTGTGGTGCTTCTGTGGATGTTGGAGCCCAGGCCAGGCAGGGACCAGGTGCAGAGACTCTGCCTCATCGAATTCTGGTGAGGGACATCGTAGTTTGCAGGGCTCTCCGGAAACCCGCCACCAGAAGCTTCTGTGCCAGTGATTCGTTGCCTTAGAAACTGGGTGACGGCGACGCGCGGGAGTCAGACTTCCGCTGTGATGTCAGTAGGAA from Papio anubis isolate 15944 unplaced genomic scaffold, Panubis1.0 scaffold7080, whole genome shotgun sequence includes these protein-coding regions:
- the LOC108584028 gene encoding putative protein FAM90A15P, which gives rise to LVVVKPTHSRPQGGRREVPQAASKPHGLIRVISPQAQDKRPAVTSQPCPPADTHSLGLGSNLSFRPGAKRPAQAPTQACLNFPKKPRTGSFQMPENAIQGGELGAPETLQPPPAATELRPSPSPQMSRGTPAQVPSSDQQLPHSRPCLPTAQACTMSHHPAASHDGAQPLRMLFRRLENGWWSSSLLTAPSFPSPEKPGALLAHSPHVSEKSEAPCVPVPLSVLYEDLQVSSSSEDSDSDLE